One genomic window of Pelagicoccus enzymogenes includes the following:
- a CDS encoding sodium:solute symporter family protein, with protein sequence MDISLTNFDYGVVAFYFLFMLAIGLLFRKFIGDTSDYFRGGGQMAWWMAGSSAFMVQFSAWTFTGAASKAYQDGVLILVIFFGNAIGFLGNFWWFAAKCRQSRVVTPVEAMRIRFGKTAEQMFTWLQLPIGTLYAGIWLNGLGVFFAAVFGFDIETTVLVTGLVVLFLSVTGGSWAVVASDFMQVLVLMPISVVCAFFALKEVGGVSAFVEEFPAERLFGGGTNYSSLIWIWVVVIIIKQFASTNNLMDASRYLCARDTKEARKGALLASALFVIGPVVWFIPPMASAILYPDLGEMFPQLKKPEEASYVAICIMTLPAGMLGLLMSGIFAATMSSMDSGLNRNAGIFVRNFYLPVLRPQADEKELLLVGKITTLVLGGAIIFAGIQFSQLKDIGLFDLMLQFGALVAIPMQVPLIWGLVVKRVPDWASWVSILLGLIVSFSVKTWVTPEFVHEFLGLDADFSDREAGDLKLILGVVINISFGSLVYLGSSLLYKEPKESRKVEVDTFFANLQTPVEANETGSGERDASQGKALGILSMIYGGFVAVLALIPNPASGRFAFLFCGGVLLGIGYALAKTGKRSPKTK encoded by the coding sequence ATGGATATTTCGCTTACCAATTTCGACTACGGCGTAGTCGCCTTTTATTTCCTGTTCATGTTGGCGATAGGGCTTCTCTTTCGGAAGTTTATCGGCGACACCAGCGATTACTTCCGCGGTGGCGGGCAGATGGCGTGGTGGATGGCGGGCAGCAGCGCCTTTATGGTGCAGTTCAGCGCCTGGACTTTCACGGGTGCAGCCAGCAAGGCCTATCAGGACGGAGTGTTGATCCTCGTTATCTTCTTTGGCAATGCGATCGGCTTTCTCGGAAACTTCTGGTGGTTTGCGGCGAAGTGCCGCCAGTCTCGGGTCGTGACGCCGGTGGAGGCGATGCGTATCCGTTTCGGAAAGACAGCGGAGCAGATGTTCACCTGGCTGCAGCTTCCCATCGGGACTCTCTACGCGGGAATTTGGTTAAACGGATTGGGCGTATTCTTCGCCGCCGTTTTTGGGTTCGATATAGAGACGACCGTTCTAGTGACGGGCTTGGTAGTGCTCTTCCTTTCGGTGACCGGAGGAAGCTGGGCGGTCGTCGCTTCGGACTTTATGCAAGTGTTGGTTCTGATGCCGATCAGTGTCGTTTGCGCATTCTTTGCCCTGAAGGAAGTAGGGGGCGTAAGCGCTTTCGTGGAGGAATTCCCGGCCGAACGTCTCTTTGGCGGGGGCACGAACTACTCTTCGCTCATTTGGATCTGGGTGGTGGTCATCATCATAAAGCAATTCGCTTCTACCAATAACTTGATGGACGCGTCGCGCTACCTCTGCGCTCGCGACACGAAGGAGGCGCGCAAGGGAGCCTTGTTGGCGTCGGCTCTTTTCGTCATCGGCCCGGTTGTCTGGTTCATCCCTCCCATGGCGTCCGCAATCCTGTATCCAGATCTTGGAGAAATGTTTCCGCAGCTAAAGAAGCCCGAGGAAGCGAGCTACGTGGCGATTTGCATCATGACCTTGCCAGCTGGCATGCTCGGTCTGCTCATGTCTGGAATTTTTGCGGCTACCATGTCTTCCATGGATAGTGGCCTCAATCGAAACGCGGGCATCTTTGTACGTAACTTCTATTTGCCGGTCCTGCGTCCGCAGGCCGATGAGAAGGAGCTTTTGCTGGTGGGCAAAATCACGACTTTGGTGCTGGGGGGAGCGATCATTTTCGCAGGTATCCAATTCAGCCAACTCAAGGACATTGGCTTGTTCGACCTGATGCTGCAGTTTGGGGCATTGGTGGCGATTCCAATGCAGGTGCCGCTGATTTGGGGGCTGGTGGTGAAGCGGGTCCCGGACTGGGCGAGTTGGGTGTCGATCCTTTTGGGGCTCATCGTTTCCTTCTCGGTCAAGACTTGGGTGACGCCAGAGTTCGTGCACGAATTTCTTGGCTTGGATGCGGACTTTTCCGATCGGGAGGCAGGCGACCTCAAGCTGATTCTAGGTGTCGTGATCAATATCTCCTTCGGTTCACTGGTCTACCTTGGCTCCTCCTTGCTCTACAAGGAGCCCAAGGAGTCGCGCAAGGTCGAAGTCGATACCTTTTTCGCCAATCTGCAAACGCCAGTGGAGGCAAACGAGACGGGATCGGGAGAACGCGATGCGTCGCAAGGCAAGGCCCTGGGCATTCTTTCCATGATCTACGGTGGCTTCGTTGCAGTGCTGGCGCTTATTCCAAATCCCGCGAGCGGACGTTTCGCCTTCCTCTTTTGCGGCGGCGTGTTGTTGGGAATTGGATACGCTCTAGCTAAGACGGGAAAACGATCCCCAAAAACGAAGTGA
- a CDS encoding hydroxyacid dehydrogenase has product MNSTNLIVLKDRERDTFLKGGRLESLQALLEPCLLVDAETCSKKEWAELLAESNPEIIVGGWGMHPLPEDTMSALAPALRYLCYLPGSVRHLVSREQIDAGLLVTNWGNSISRTISECALLLTLSCMRRLTYWSHQMHDEGGWKDSSTVTLSLFERRVGLHGFGAIAKELVPLLRPFTSRISAYTEGMPDEVYQEFGVRKANSLQELFSQHDVVIELEALTPDRHQIIGEDLLRSIPEGGAFINVARGALVDEEALLRVVKSTELQVGLDVFAAEPLAADHPLRGCRNVTLLPHLSGPTTDRRCDAGDRALENLKRYRSGEALIAPITSEVYDRST; this is encoded by the coding sequence ATGAACTCTACCAATCTGATTGTCTTAAAGGATAGGGAACGCGACACCTTCCTAAAGGGGGGGCGACTCGAGTCGTTGCAAGCTCTGTTGGAACCCTGTCTTCTAGTGGATGCCGAAACTTGCTCCAAAAAGGAATGGGCTGAGCTTTTAGCGGAGAGCAATCCTGAGATCATCGTCGGTGGGTGGGGCATGCATCCCTTGCCGGAAGATACGATGAGCGCCCTGGCTCCAGCCTTGCGCTACCTTTGTTACCTGCCTGGCTCCGTGCGGCATCTGGTTTCTCGGGAGCAGATCGATGCAGGTCTGCTCGTTACGAATTGGGGAAACTCCATTAGCCGGACCATTTCGGAGTGCGCCCTGCTGCTGACCCTTTCTTGCATGCGCCGTCTTACGTATTGGTCGCATCAGATGCACGACGAGGGGGGGTGGAAAGATTCGAGCACGGTGACGCTTTCTCTCTTCGAACGGAGGGTAGGCTTGCACGGTTTCGGGGCAATTGCCAAAGAGCTTGTCCCCTTGTTGAGACCTTTCACTTCGCGCATCTCTGCTTACACGGAAGGCATGCCGGACGAAGTGTATCAAGAATTTGGAGTAAGGAAGGCGAATAGCTTGCAAGAGCTCTTCTCTCAGCACGATGTAGTCATCGAGCTAGAAGCCCTCACGCCTGATCGGCATCAAATCATAGGCGAGGACCTGCTGCGCAGCATTCCGGAAGGCGGCGCCTTTATCAACGTCGCCCGCGGCGCTTTGGTCGATGAAGAGGCATTGTTGCGGGTGGTGAAAAGTACCGAGCTGCAAGTCGGGCTGGACGTTTTCGCCGCTGAACCGCTGGCGGCTGACCATCCGTTGCGGGGATGTCGCAACGTAACCCTCTTGCCGCATTTGAGTGGACCGACGACGGACCGCCGCTGCGATGCAGGGGATCGGGCTTTGGAAAATCTCAAACGCTATCGGTCGGGAGAGGCATTGATCGCGCCGATCACCTCAGAAGTCTACGATCGCTCGACCTAA
- a CDS encoding DUF2264 domain-containing protein: protein MNLQSNLTCATVPASYRYWQDAAKELLQPLLDLMQTGLAHLPIEGKASDHCLDADRLEAFARPFLLFCHWEVSLGHHCEESDREALEKGKAWFRQALLLGTDSESDQFFGYSTNYRQHSVEMGLLGIAFEMSRNWLWESYSDFEREQVLVWLESDAGNGHHWNNHLFFGVFLLEFLAAERGENARCRAAIDWYFEELEKMYAGDGWYMDGNNQAFDFYNAYAWHFYPMWWIRLYGEKDPARCERLAKRTRLFLETYASFFADSGEHPAFGRSIAYRFNASAPIALAHQQGASPLSPAVSRELCTRNLKFFLDCPIEQSQGCLSLGWVDAFPDLTESYSCGGSPYWAAKGFAPLLLPPSDPFWTDGEESLPSDSSVALKGPKLIVRKVNGASEIINAGTQIGSSNTRFGAHKWGRLSYKSGWGFTIPRSNDVYPFDGSLTAQMKGSEFVYGRHGTVPLVLESDRMACMYSLGGKVDGLQVSVETNLHWKGDWQLAVHRCKSCQEVTLRFGSYPLSYHDSESIRVEEKEGWVQARTDVKAIALQAVSGYDSTAVDERSSEADGPRRSIQAPLHVTGLLLKELAPLETVTLVSLSYAGKDFAAAAPWSVLSASDGYIKLKHPLLGDWEISG, encoded by the coding sequence ATGAACCTACAATCGAATCTCACTTGCGCTACGGTGCCCGCATCCTACCGCTATTGGCAAGACGCCGCGAAAGAGCTGTTGCAGCCGCTGCTGGACCTGATGCAAACGGGGTTAGCGCATCTGCCGATCGAGGGGAAGGCTAGCGATCACTGCCTGGATGCGGATCGCTTGGAGGCGTTTGCGCGTCCGTTTCTGTTATTTTGCCATTGGGAGGTCTCGCTAGGGCATCACTGCGAGGAGAGCGACAGGGAAGCCTTGGAAAAAGGCAAGGCGTGGTTTCGGCAGGCCTTGCTCTTAGGAACGGATTCCGAGTCGGATCAGTTTTTTGGATACTCCACGAACTACCGCCAGCATTCGGTTGAGATGGGCTTGCTCGGCATCGCCTTCGAGATGAGTCGAAACTGGTTGTGGGAATCGTATTCGGATTTCGAGCGCGAACAGGTTTTGGTTTGGTTGGAATCGGATGCGGGCAACGGGCACCATTGGAACAACCATCTCTTTTTCGGCGTTTTCTTGCTGGAGTTTCTTGCGGCCGAGCGCGGCGAGAATGCTCGTTGCCGGGCTGCTATCGATTGGTACTTCGAGGAACTGGAAAAGATGTACGCGGGCGACGGTTGGTACATGGACGGAAACAACCAGGCCTTCGATTTCTACAACGCCTACGCTTGGCACTTCTATCCTATGTGGTGGATACGTCTATATGGCGAAAAGGATCCCGCTCGCTGCGAGCGTTTGGCGAAACGAACCCGCTTGTTTTTGGAAACGTATGCTAGCTTCTTCGCGGATAGCGGGGAGCATCCTGCCTTTGGGCGTTCGATTGCTTACCGCTTCAACGCGTCGGCCCCAATTGCGTTGGCCCACCAACAAGGGGCATCGCCCTTGAGCCCTGCAGTGTCGCGAGAACTCTGCACCCGAAACCTAAAGTTCTTTTTGGACTGTCCTATCGAGCAGAGCCAAGGGTGCTTGTCCTTGGGCTGGGTGGATGCGTTTCCAGATTTGACCGAGAGCTACTCTTGCGGAGGCTCCCCGTACTGGGCAGCCAAAGGCTTCGCCCCCTTGTTGCTTCCTCCTAGCGACCCGTTTTGGACGGACGGGGAGGAGAGCCTGCCGAGCGATAGTAGCGTAGCTTTAAAGGGACCGAAATTGATCGTGCGCAAGGTCAACGGAGCCTCTGAGATCATCAATGCGGGCACGCAGATCGGCTCCTCCAATACTCGATTTGGGGCCCACAAGTGGGGCCGCCTTAGTTACAAGTCCGGTTGGGGATTTACGATTCCTCGGAGCAACGATGTGTATCCGTTTGATGGATCGCTGACCGCTCAAATGAAAGGAAGCGAATTTGTTTATGGGCGGCACGGCACCGTTCCGCTTGTCTTGGAGAGCGACCGTATGGCTTGCATGTACAGCTTGGGGGGGAAGGTCGATGGCTTGCAGGTTTCGGTTGAAACGAATCTCCACTGGAAGGGGGACTGGCAGTTGGCGGTCCACCGTTGCAAATCCTGCCAAGAGGTGACTTTGCGCTTCGGGTCTTACCCGCTCAGCTATCACGATTCCGAGTCAATCAGGGTCGAGGAAAAGGAGGGATGGGTGCAAGCTCGAACCGACGTAAAGGCTATCGCCTTGCAGGCGGTATCAGGCTATGATTCGACCGCCGTTGATGAACGCTCGAGCGAAGCGGATGGACCGCGTCGCAGCATCCAGGCCCCCTTGCATGTTACGGGATTGCTGCTCAAGGAATTGGCCCCACTGGAAACGGTGACCTTGGTAAGCTTAAGCTACGCGGGAAAAGATTTTGCGGCAGCGGCTCCCTGGTCAGTTTTGTCGGCGTCGGATGGATACATCAAGTTGAAGCATCCATTGTTGGGTGATTGGGAGATTAGTGGATAG
- a CDS encoding tRNA dihydrouridine synthase, which translates to MSEANVSRAKTPLPAPIEAGQPLTALAPMQDVTDKPFMAVIADCGAPDYFVTEYFRVHVQSRLEKHILEAVTENNTGRPVFAQMIGEDIYHLTRAAKDLQAHPIAGVDLNMGCPSPTVYKKQCGGGLLRDPQKVDQVLGALREAVPGLFTVKMRIGFQDTENFDAILDLVNKHEVDLLSLHGRTVKEMYRSQVHYDFIKRAAERVNCPLLANGDVTSAAKARWVLDYTGAAGVMVGRHAIRNPWIFRQIREDQAGLPVSKITLHQVNRYVKDLYAAVAKPHAPEQAQVNKMKKYLNFVGQGVDPEGKFLYEMRRAKTKQQLFDICDRHMPEDGDALFADEPYSGVIARPNCES; encoded by the coding sequence ATGAGCGAAGCAAACGTCAGTCGAGCTAAGACGCCCCTTCCCGCCCCTATCGAGGCCGGACAGCCACTCACTGCCCTAGCGCCCATGCAGGATGTCACCGACAAACCCTTCATGGCGGTCATCGCCGACTGCGGAGCGCCCGACTATTTCGTCACCGAATACTTCCGCGTGCACGTGCAGTCGCGGCTTGAAAAGCACATCCTCGAAGCCGTTACCGAAAACAACACCGGACGCCCCGTCTTCGCCCAAATGATCGGCGAAGACATCTACCACCTCACCCGCGCCGCCAAGGACCTGCAAGCCCACCCCATCGCCGGCGTCGACCTCAACATGGGCTGCCCCTCCCCCACCGTCTACAAGAAGCAATGCGGCGGCGGACTCCTGCGCGACCCGCAAAAAGTCGACCAAGTCCTCGGCGCCCTGCGCGAAGCCGTGCCAGGACTTTTCACGGTCAAAATGCGTATTGGCTTCCAGGATACGGAAAACTTCGATGCCATCCTCGACCTCGTCAACAAGCACGAGGTTGACCTGCTCAGCCTGCACGGCCGCACCGTCAAGGAAATGTACCGCAGCCAAGTCCACTACGACTTCATCAAGCGCGCCGCCGAACGCGTGAACTGCCCCTTGCTCGCAAACGGCGACGTCACCTCCGCCGCCAAAGCCCGCTGGGTGCTCGACTATACCGGTGCCGCCGGAGTCATGGTCGGCCGCCACGCCATCCGCAACCCCTGGATCTTCCGCCAAATCCGCGAAGACCAAGCTGGCCTCCCTGTATCCAAAATCACCCTTCACCAAGTCAACCGCTACGTGAAGGATCTTTACGCAGCCGTTGCCAAGCCGCACGCCCCCGAGCAAGCCCAGGTCAACAAGATGAAGAAGTACCTCAACTTCGTAGGGCAAGGCGTCGATCCCGAAGGCAAGTTCCTCTACGAGATGCGTCGGGCCAAGACCAAGCAGCAACTCTTCGATATTTGCGACCGCCATATGCCCGAAGACGGCGACGCCCTCTTCGCCGACGAACCCTACTCCGGCGTCATCGCCCGCCCCAATTGCGAGAGCTAG
- a CDS encoding DUF1801 domain-containing protein — MSSLKTQKNAQSVSAFLNAIVDPQKRKDTKTICQWMKTASREKPAMWGDAIIGYGSYHYRYASGREGDWFRIGVSPRKQYLSVYLLAGFENQQDLLAKLGKHKTGSCCLNIKRLSDVDETVLQELINRAAQAKICSEQ, encoded by the coding sequence ATGAGCTCACTCAAAACCCAGAAAAACGCCCAAAGCGTCAGCGCCTTCCTCAACGCCATCGTAGATCCGCAAAAACGAAAGGACACCAAGACCATTTGCCAGTGGATGAAAACCGCCTCCCGAGAAAAACCCGCCATGTGGGGGGACGCCATCATCGGCTACGGCAGCTACCACTACCGCTACGCCAGCGGGCGCGAAGGAGACTGGTTTCGCATCGGCGTCTCTCCCCGCAAGCAATACCTCTCCGTATACCTGCTCGCCGGATTCGAGAACCAGCAAGACCTGCTCGCCAAACTCGGCAAGCACAAGACAGGCAGCTGTTGCCTCAACATCAAGCGCCTCTCGGACGTCGACGAAACCGTCCTGCAAGAACTCATAAACCGAGCCGCCCAAGCCAAAATTTGCTCCGAACAATAA
- a CDS encoding phospholipid scramblase-related protein has product MDPWANSPLSLNSFVVKEHVGMFKAANNFDMYDPQSGRLVLECREEKLGGFTKLLRFTDYKRMTPFHIEIREPGGETLIEIKRGVSFLLSEVEVFDGEGNLLGSFKQKFFSIGGKFDVYSAEGEVLCSLKGKWTGWDFSFGIDGMEFAHVSKQWSGFGKELFTSADNYMLQVAPSLEPDHPLRKLIIAAVMCIDMVLKE; this is encoded by the coding sequence ATGGATCCCTGGGCCAATTCCCCTCTTTCGCTCAATAGCTTCGTGGTCAAGGAGCATGTCGGCATGTTCAAGGCGGCGAACAATTTCGACATGTACGATCCTCAGAGCGGTCGGCTGGTGCTGGAGTGTCGCGAGGAAAAGCTGGGCGGCTTCACCAAGTTGCTCCGTTTCACGGACTACAAGCGGATGACGCCGTTCCACATCGAGATCCGGGAGCCGGGCGGCGAGACCTTGATCGAGATCAAGCGGGGCGTTTCCTTCCTGCTTTCCGAGGTGGAAGTTTTTGACGGCGAGGGAAACCTGCTGGGAAGCTTCAAGCAGAAGTTCTTTTCCATCGGGGGAAAGTTCGACGTCTACTCGGCGGAGGGGGAGGTGCTTTGCTCGCTCAAGGGTAAGTGGACCGGTTGGGATTTTTCCTTCGGGATCGACGGCATGGAGTTCGCTCACGTGAGCAAGCAGTGGTCGGGCTTCGGAAAAGAGTTATTCACATCGGCCGACAATTACATGCTGCAGGTAGCTCCCTCCTTGGAGCCAGACCATCCGTTGCGTAAGCTGATCATCGCGGCGGTTATGTGCATCGACATGGTGCTGAAGGAGTAA
- a CDS encoding hybrid sensor histidine kinase/response regulator, with translation MLKRSPLDRSVSFRNQLPRVERGWLAGQLSKLPGIATALCDCDGVDDLMRASVVLGRERLGFVRMGIWLLDDDGACATGTFGVDMEGKVIDERGERIFDNSGYIRDMMEAWRRSPHYFEKPIDSLRAADSAVVGRGVRITVPLMAKAEIFGFISVDDLIDTESVNDRAGPLLCQFAQVVSSAYQMRKMQDELERSRQQVSEAERVQSEFLGMMGHEVRTPLNAMMGYAQLLKSRAVGGEIEGIAQTIEESGRHMKGLIDSVLEYSHLSSGDVKRWYKPGDPLDVLRSTVQSFEEMYRGKGLVLDFCFEGRHVPVHFDAVSLRQVVSNLLQNAFKFTERGGAQVRVFSRIEPDATEFFIEVKDTGIGIEEAHQRKIFEPFRQVSGERGRNLGGIGMGLAIVKRLVVAMDGEIACRSVLNEGTVFTIDLKFDNVTEADPSGPGDVPIRDRASSRVLIVDDDETNLEVLQSMAKCLGFVNTDHARNGLEARDLLAEHPYDIVLLDVQMPRMDGLSLTRIVRSGEVCPINREVPIVGVTAYTSKHDREECLMVGMNDYLPKPVMLDSLRRVLDLA, from the coding sequence ATGCTCAAACGTTCGCCTCTCGACCGCAGTGTCAGCTTCCGGAATCAATTGCCACGAGTGGAACGAGGTTGGCTTGCCGGCCAGTTGAGCAAACTGCCTGGGATCGCCACGGCGCTCTGCGATTGCGATGGCGTGGACGATTTGATGAGAGCCTCCGTGGTCCTCGGGCGCGAACGGCTAGGCTTCGTTCGCATGGGCATTTGGCTGCTGGATGACGACGGAGCCTGCGCTACCGGGACCTTTGGGGTGGACATGGAAGGCAAGGTCATCGACGAGCGAGGGGAGCGGATCTTCGACAACTCCGGCTACATTCGCGACATGATGGAGGCGTGGCGGCGCTCGCCTCATTACTTCGAGAAGCCGATCGATTCCTTAAGGGCTGCGGACTCGGCGGTCGTGGGGCGGGGAGTGCGCATCACGGTTCCGCTCATGGCGAAGGCCGAGATATTCGGCTTCATCTCGGTAGACGACTTGATCGATACGGAGAGCGTCAACGACCGCGCAGGTCCCTTGCTTTGCCAGTTTGCCCAAGTCGTTTCCAGCGCCTACCAAATGCGCAAGATGCAGGACGAGCTTGAGCGTTCCCGCCAGCAGGTGAGTGAAGCGGAGCGGGTGCAGAGCGAATTTCTAGGGATGATGGGGCACGAGGTGAGGACCCCCTTGAACGCCATGATGGGCTACGCTCAGCTGCTGAAGTCTCGGGCCGTGGGCGGCGAAATCGAGGGCATTGCCCAGACGATCGAGGAGAGCGGCCGACACATGAAGGGCTTGATCGACAGCGTGCTGGAGTACTCCCACCTGTCGAGCGGGGACGTGAAGCGCTGGTACAAGCCTGGGGACCCGCTGGATGTCCTGCGCTCCACGGTGCAGAGTTTCGAGGAGATGTATCGGGGGAAGGGCCTGGTCTTGGACTTTTGTTTCGAGGGGCGCCATGTGCCGGTGCATTTCGATGCGGTTAGCTTGCGCCAGGTCGTCAGCAACCTGCTGCAAAACGCGTTCAAGTTCACGGAACGTGGCGGGGCACAGGTACGGGTCTTTTCCCGGATCGAGCCGGATGCCACAGAGTTTTTCATCGAGGTGAAGGACACGGGGATCGGCATCGAGGAGGCGCATCAGCGCAAGATCTTCGAGCCCTTCCGCCAGGTCAGCGGAGAGCGCGGACGAAACTTGGGGGGCATCGGGATGGGCTTGGCGATCGTCAAGCGCCTCGTGGTGGCGATGGACGGCGAGATCGCCTGCCGCAGCGTCCTGAACGAGGGGACGGTGTTCACCATCGACCTCAAGTTCGACAACGTAACCGAGGCCGATCCCTCCGGCCCGGGAGACGTTCCCATCCGAGATCGCGCGAGCTCTCGGGTACTGATCGTCGATGACGACGAGACGAACTTGGAGGTCCTGCAGTCGATGGCCAAGTGTCTTGGGTTCGTGAATACCGACCATGCTCGCAATGGTCTGGAAGCCCGCGACCTGTTGGCGGAGCATCCCTACGACATTGTTCTGTTGGATGTGCAAATGCCTCGCATGGACGGATTGAGCCTGACGCGCATCGTTCGTTCGGGAGAGGTTTGTCCGATAAATCGCGAAGTGCCGATTGTTGGCGTGACGGCTTACACGAGCAAGCACGACAGGGAGGAGTGCCTGATGGTGGGGATGAACGATTACCTGCCGAAGCCCGTCATGCTTGATTCCCTGCGGCGCGTGTTGGACCTGGCCTGA
- a CDS encoding AlkZ-related protein → MQTIEEAYDFIQKVGICTIFSESVPGIGSFYDAVDLPDRSGGRTKWGARMEAVWEWKIELPTLYPEDIYYGKIKGGHAALMSMRYFKEVHYPKHAYVVSACKPLAQQVYEIVRLSPGTTAEVRREAMERFGCSKSRFDTALKELQISLNIVRLNEPDLKNDTWVPFEEVYGELELGGGQEDDA, encoded by the coding sequence GTGCAAACAATCGAAGAAGCCTACGACTTTATCCAGAAGGTGGGCATCTGCACGATTTTCAGCGAGAGCGTTCCGGGGATCGGTTCCTTTTACGATGCGGTCGACTTGCCGGATCGTAGTGGCGGGAGAACCAAATGGGGAGCTCGCATGGAAGCGGTTTGGGAGTGGAAGATCGAGCTGCCCACCTTGTATCCAGAAGACATATACTACGGTAAGATCAAGGGAGGGCATGCGGCCTTGATGAGCATGCGGTATTTCAAGGAAGTGCACTACCCAAAGCACGCCTATGTGGTTTCCGCCTGCAAGCCGCTCGCCCAGCAAGTCTACGAGATTGTGCGCTTAAGTCCGGGGACGACTGCTGAGGTGAGGCGGGAGGCTATGGAGCGATTTGGCTGCAGCAAAAGCCGATTCGACACGGCCCTCAAGGAATTGCAGATAAGCTTGAACATCGTGCGTTTGAACGAGCCGGACCTCAAGAACGACACTTGGGTCCCCTTCGAGGAAGTGTACGGAGAGCTCGAACTTGGAGGGGGCCAAGAGGACGATGCTTGA
- a CDS encoding phosphoribosyltransferase family protein — translation MKFLDPKYIVVGNSSDDPFAIDVAYGMGQIEDVADKISMKRFANTEFCPRFISDETDFENIGNKMAGKSIIIVSASSLGMSRQSLAMRTFMIARAAKENGAAEVILVEPDLFYSAQDRGARPELGNTAHDRDSKDLKKFDGQPFTAKLYAELLKLSGVDAVLTVHNHSKSVRSMFTEVFGGRFYDLIPYEIYVDYFLNSDIVDYGDEGEGLALCAPDKGAREFVKEMFSRLGLSKAKFVLLDKERTGEREVQIKLHAESETTFEDIRGHDIILFDDMVRTGSTVVKSCQFLKQIEPGKTVFAVSHFYASEEGRVKMANTAIDEILTLNTIPTILNRDVQGRLRKKLVVLKIEKWLALNLCRILNIEEPKGDDESLYQIDMSSKNSRWKRKIWLSEQLRTLHQEKGGAHASRASTR, via the coding sequence GTGAAATTCTTGGATCCGAAATACATCGTCGTCGGCAACTCGTCCGACGACCCCTTCGCAATCGATGTCGCTTACGGCATGGGACAGATCGAGGACGTGGCTGACAAAATCAGCATGAAGCGCTTCGCCAATACCGAGTTCTGCCCACGCTTCATTTCCGACGAAACCGACTTCGAAAACATCGGCAACAAGATGGCGGGCAAGTCCATCATCATCGTCAGCGCCAGCAGCCTGGGCATGAGCCGCCAGAGCCTCGCCATGCGCACCTTCATGATCGCCCGCGCCGCCAAGGAAAACGGCGCCGCCGAGGTCATCTTGGTGGAGCCCGACCTTTTCTACAGCGCCCAAGACCGCGGAGCCCGCCCCGAGCTCGGCAACACCGCCCACGACCGCGACAGCAAGGACCTCAAGAAATTCGACGGGCAACCCTTCACCGCCAAGCTCTACGCCGAGCTGCTCAAGCTCTCCGGAGTGGACGCCGTGCTCACCGTGCACAACCACTCCAAGTCCGTGCGTAGCATGTTCACCGAAGTATTCGGCGGACGCTTCTACGACCTCATCCCTTACGAGATCTACGTCGACTACTTCCTGAACTCCGACATCGTCGACTACGGCGACGAGGGAGAGGGCCTCGCCCTCTGCGCCCCCGACAAGGGAGCCCGCGAGTTCGTGAAGGAAATGTTCAGCCGACTTGGCCTGTCCAAGGCTAAGTTTGTCCTCCTAGACAAGGAGCGCACCGGCGAGCGCGAGGTGCAGATAAAGCTGCACGCGGAGAGCGAAACCACTTTCGAGGACATCCGCGGCCACGACATCATCCTCTTCGACGACATGGTCCGCACCGGCTCCACCGTCGTAAAGTCCTGCCAATTCCTCAAGCAGATCGAGCCCGGCAAGACTGTCTTCGCTGTCAGCCACTTCTACGCCAGCGAAGAGGGCCGCGTGAAGATGGCCAACACCGCCATCGACGAAATCCTCACTCTCAACACCATTCCCACCATCCTCAACCGCGACGTGCAAGGACGCCTGCGCAAGAAGCTGGTCGTGCTGAAGATAGAGAAGTGGCTAGCCCTCAACCTTTGCCGCATCCTCAATATCGAGGAGCCCAAGGGCGACGACGAAAGCCTGTACCAGATCGACATGTCTTCCAAGAATTCACGCTGGAAGCGCAAGATCTGGCTCAGCGAACAGCTCCGCACCCTACATCAGGAAAAAGGAGGAGCTCACGCTTCTCGAGCGTCAACACGGTAG
- a CDS encoding DUF1289 domain-containing protein — protein MPSNPTPSRPPNPSPCRKRCELDQRGVCRGCGRTLHEISLWSRAPESLRATIAQAARHRLAKAP, from the coding sequence ATGCCTTCAAACCCAACGCCGTCCCGCCCACCCAATCCTTCGCCCTGCCGGAAACGCTGCGAGCTGGACCAGCGTGGCGTCTGCCGCGGCTGCGGCCGCACCCTGCACGAAATCTCCCTCTGGAGCCGCGCCCCCGAAAGCCTGCGGGCGACCATCGCCCAAGCCGCTCGCCACCGTCTGGCAAAGGCCCCTTGA